The Methanomassiliicoccales archaeon genome includes a region encoding these proteins:
- a CDS encoding radical SAM protein: MRLITINRAKPNASVEFYGCPMQCKYCSHTTAAFRDHDLDTVVKAMSDNDIRSVFIGGTEPSLHGKDALDLIRILKKRGKEVLLKTTALDPDFVASTKGMISRYVLEVKSPLDDPETFSRLTSYDLAKSKEHLEKTKRTLDILKGEKIRATLRVIPDEYDAAKVERIALDLKGHADELLLTQFLSNPGDMPYGSKTSPGPSQETMMEMERAARKHIPRVRVRGNGFDVIF; encoded by the coding sequence ATGCGGCTCATCACCATCAACCGGGCCAAGCCCAACGCTTCGGTGGAGTTCTACGGTTGCCCCATGCAGTGCAAGTACTGCTCCCACACCACGGCGGCGTTCCGGGACCATGATCTGGATACCGTGGTGAAGGCCATGTCCGATAACGACATACGCAGCGTTTTCATCGGGGGAACGGAGCCTTCCCTACACGGCAAGGACGCCCTGGACCTCATCCGCATACTGAAGAAGCGGGGGAAGGAGGTCCTGCTCAAGACCACCGCGCTCGACCCGGACTTCGTCGCCTCCACCAAGGGCATGATCTCCCGCTACGTGCTGGAGGTCAAGTCACCTCTAGATGACCCGGAAACGTTCAGCCGGCTAACCAGCTACGACCTGGCCAAATCCAAGGAGCACCTGGAGAAGACCAAGAGGACTTTGGATATCTTGAAGGGCGAGAAGATCCGGGCCACGCTGCGCGTCATACCGGACGAGTATGATGCCGCCAAGGTGGAGAGGATCGCCCTGGACCTCAAAGGGCACGCGGACGAACTTCTCCTTACCCAGTTCCTGTCCAACCCTGGCGACATGCCTTACGGCAGCAAGACCAGTCCTGGACCGTCACAGGAGACGATGATGGAGATGGAGCGCGCGGCCCGGAAGCACATCCCCCGGGTGAGGGTGCGGGGCAACGGCTTCGACGTCATCTTCTGA
- a CDS encoding AAA family ATPase: MSFLLAVAGKGGVGKSTISSLLVRSLSQKGKVLAVDADPNSNLGLKLGIEVPGTVGEIREGLLSKGGEPPRDMSKQEYLKLKLRQILAEGESADLLTMGRPEGPGCYCYVNNLLRVFVDQLMDDYQYVVIDNEAGMEHLSRRTARDIDLLLLVSDATQVGISTARRLSDLADELGLKVKRKLLLVNGVRDGQETAVSTLAQATGLSFMITHEDEAVRTAALTGAFLKGDGLLTKELDPVIRSLSPSNRRKEG, from the coding sequence ATGAGCTTCCTCCTGGCCGTGGCCGGGAAGGGAGGCGTGGGCAAGAGCACCATCTCCTCGCTGCTGGTGCGTTCGCTATCACAGAAGGGAAAGGTACTGGCGGTGGACGCCGACCCCAACAGCAACCTCGGACTGAAATTGGGCATCGAGGTGCCCGGCACGGTGGGTGAGATCCGTGAAGGTCTATTGTCCAAAGGAGGCGAGCCGCCCCGGGACATGAGCAAACAGGAATACCTCAAGCTCAAGCTCAGGCAGATATTGGCCGAGGGCGAGTCCGCCGACCTCCTGACCATGGGCCGCCCGGAGGGTCCGGGCTGCTACTGCTACGTAAACAATCTTCTGCGGGTCTTCGTGGACCAGCTCATGGACGATTATCAGTACGTGGTGATCGACAACGAGGCGGGCATGGAGCACCTGTCGCGGCGGACGGCGAGGGACATAGACCTGCTCCTGCTGGTCTCCGACGCCACCCAGGTGGGAATATCCACCGCCCGGCGCCTTTCGGACCTGGCCGACGAACTGGGGCTGAAGGTGAAAAGGAAGCTGTTGCTGGTGAACGGCGTCCGGGACGGCCAGGAAACGGCGGTGTCGACCCTTGCCCAGGCCACTGGCCTGTCCTTCATGATCACGCACGAGGACGAGGCGGTGCGAACGGCCGCTTTGACAGGGGCCTTTTTGAAAGGCGATGGGCTACTGACGAAAGAGCTCGACCCGGTCATTCGGAGCCTTTCCCCTTCCAATAGGCGAAAAGAAGGGTGA
- a CDS encoding fibronectin type III domain-containing protein — MLRAVSLGLILFLFLMTASPLVEAEAVLGAPMNFVAERDGAHIYLSWEAPADNVTVLCYNVYRGTDPGHLELYDTVDANFTAGYDSEVLRGTTYYYAISANGTDGEGDWSQIVKVPPPSDEYSTLIMTVVLSVVVVTLLFAYWKGKGSE, encoded by the coding sequence GTGCTGCGCGCGGTGTCCTTGGGCCTTATCTTGTTCCTGTTCCTGATGACGGCCTCGCCTTTGGTCGAAGCGGAGGCGGTGCTAGGAGCACCGATGAACTTCGTCGCCGAGCGGGATGGAGCGCACATATACCTGTCCTGGGAGGCGCCCGCAGACAACGTCACCGTCCTGTGCTACAACGTCTACCGGGGCACCGACCCCGGCCATCTGGAACTATATGACACCGTGGACGCCAACTTCACTGCCGGGTATGATTCGGAGGTGCTTCGTGGAACCACCTACTATTATGCGATCAGCGCCAACGGCACCGACGGCGAAGGGGATTGGAGCCAGATAGTGAAAGTGCCCCCGCCTTCGGATGAATATTCAACTTTGATCATGACCGTCGTTCTGAGCGTGGTCGTGGTCACCCTTCTTTTCGCCTATTGGAAGGGGAAAGGCTCCGAATGA
- the acsC gene encoding acetyl-CoA decarbonylase/synthase complex subunit gamma, translated as MPTAIEIFKHLPKKNCGECKYPTCLAFAMQLANSKAKLDDCPYLSEAGRNALASSSAPPIRLVRFGAGKNVVDMGDETELYRHDKRFFHPTAFALRVTDDLSAEKIEEKVEQARSLRFERVGQVLKLDAVEVECRTGNADRFVQAVDIVGKLTDWPMILCCQDATVMAAAATKFKERRPLLHGANANNVKEMAAAAKASGCPLVLSSDDLGQLADMVEMARKEGIEDLVLDPLPGNMKEMLERCTIIRRSAIRKTFRGLGYPIYLSMPIGKDGMLMAMTAVMKYGSVLTFEELPASQVLPLLVLRQNIFTDPQVPIQVKADLYPVNNPGPDAPLLFTTNFSLTYFTVLSDIEKSKIPVWLQVVDTEGLSVLTSFSAGKLTAETVKKALEASGAKGRSNKGVLVIPGMVARMSVKLNEATGLQVIVGPKESSGIPKFLRSLS; from the coding sequence ATGCCCACGGCCATCGAGATCTTCAAGCACCTGCCCAAGAAGAACTGCGGCGAGTGCAAGTACCCTACTTGCCTGGCGTTCGCCATGCAGCTGGCCAACAGCAAGGCCAAGCTGGACGACTGCCCTTATCTTAGCGAAGCGGGAAGGAACGCCCTGGCCAGCTCCTCGGCCCCGCCCATCCGTCTGGTGCGCTTCGGCGCTGGGAAGAACGTGGTGGACATGGGCGACGAGACCGAGCTGTACCGGCATGACAAGCGCTTCTTCCATCCCACGGCCTTCGCTCTGCGGGTGACGGACGACCTCAGCGCGGAGAAGATAGAGGAGAAGGTCGAACAGGCCCGCTCCCTGCGCTTCGAGAGGGTGGGCCAGGTACTCAAGCTGGATGCGGTGGAGGTGGAATGTCGCACCGGAAACGCGGATAGGTTCGTTCAGGCCGTCGACATTGTCGGCAAGCTTACTGACTGGCCTATGATCCTGTGCTGCCAGGACGCGACTGTGATGGCCGCGGCGGCGACCAAGTTCAAGGAGCGCCGGCCCTTGCTGCACGGCGCCAACGCTAACAACGTCAAGGAGATGGCCGCGGCGGCCAAGGCGTCCGGGTGCCCCCTGGTCCTGAGCTCCGATGACCTCGGACAGCTGGCCGATATGGTCGAGATGGCGCGCAAAGAGGGTATTGAAGACCTGGTGCTGGACCCTTTGCCGGGGAACATGAAGGAGATGCTGGAGAGATGCACCATCATCCGTCGCAGCGCCATACGCAAGACCTTCCGCGGCCTCGGTTACCCTATCTACCTGAGCATGCCCATCGGGAAGGACGGTATGCTCATGGCCATGACCGCGGTCATGAAGTACGGCAGCGTTCTAACGTTCGAAGAGCTTCCGGCCTCGCAGGTCCTGCCGCTGTTGGTGCTGCGCCAGAACATATTCACCGACCCGCAGGTCCCCATCCAGGTGAAGGCGGACCTCTACCCGGTGAACAACCCCGGTCCGGACGCGCCGCTGCTCTTCACCACCAACTTCTCCCTCACCTACTTCACCGTCCTCTCGGACATCGAGAAGAGCAAGATACCGGTGTGGCTGCAGGTGGTGGACACCGAAGGGCTTTCCGTACTGACGTCGTTCTCCGCCGGCAAGCTCACCGCCGAGACGGTGAAGAAGGCCTTGGAGGCCAGCGGGGCCAAGGGGCGCTCGAACAAGGGCGTGCTGGTCATACCCGGCATGGTGGCCAGGATGAGCGTGAAGCTGAACGAGGCCACCGGGCTGCAGGTGATCGTCGGTCCAAAGGAATCGTCAGGGATCCCCAAGTTCCTGAGGTCCCTGAGTTGA
- a CDS encoding acetyl-CoA decarbonylase/synthase complex subunit delta, translating into MTQVPVPKEKWTGSIGELELGSFQEKGGSRRPVRLGGNKGAPFLSFEDGTRRKVALAGMVADALDDVPKAVQEAFGSDAKDPVSWARSWAVRGADLICLHLVSTNPEGQDASPESAAETVMAVLKAMELPLIVYGSGHEEKDAKVLERVGERTKGERLLLGQATETVYKSAAAAAVANGHAVIGFSNLDINLAKQIVILLTDFGVKKGDIVVDPLMAALGMGLEYSYSVNERIRISALAGDSMLQVPMICDCTSAWKAREATDEVPKAGDTLERGIWWEATTALAAMLSGADILILGHPGALELARQAAFGLGGEG; encoded by the coding sequence ATGACGCAAGTGCCGGTGCCGAAGGAGAAGTGGACGGGTTCGATTGGCGAGCTGGAGCTCGGAAGCTTCCAGGAGAAGGGCGGTTCGCGAAGACCGGTGCGATTGGGCGGCAATAAGGGCGCCCCTTTCCTGTCCTTCGAGGACGGCACGCGGCGCAAGGTGGCCCTGGCCGGAATGGTGGCCGATGCCCTGGACGACGTCCCTAAAGCGGTCCAGGAGGCCTTCGGCAGCGACGCCAAGGACCCGGTCAGCTGGGCCAGGTCCTGGGCGGTCCGCGGTGCCGACCTCATTTGCCTGCACCTCGTCTCCACCAACCCGGAAGGCCAGGATGCCTCCCCGGAGAGCGCCGCGGAGACGGTAATGGCCGTGCTGAAAGCGATGGAGCTGCCGCTCATCGTCTACGGCAGCGGGCACGAAGAGAAGGACGCCAAGGTGCTGGAGAGGGTGGGGGAGCGGACCAAAGGGGAACGGTTGCTGCTAGGTCAGGCAACGGAGACCGTTTACAAGTCGGCGGCGGCCGCGGCCGTGGCCAACGGCCACGCGGTCATCGGTTTCTCGAACTTGGACATCAACCTGGCCAAGCAGATAGTCATCCTGCTCACCGACTTCGGGGTCAAGAAGGGCGACATCGTGGTCGACCCGCTCATGGCCGCCCTCGGCATGGGCCTAGAATATTCCTATTCCGTCAACGAGCGCATAAGGATCTCGGCGCTGGCCGGCGACAGCATGCTGCAGGTGCCCATGATCTGCGACTGCACCTCGGCCTGGAAGGCCCGGGAGGCTACGGACGAGGTGCCCAAGGCCGGCGACACGCTGGAGCGGGGCATATGGTGGGAAGCCACCACCGCCCTGGCCGCCATGCTGTCCGGGGCGGACATCCTGATCCTCGGGCATCCGGGGGCCTTGGAACTCGCACGCCAGGCCGCCTTCGGACTGGGGGGTGAGGGCTGA
- the acsB gene encoding acetyl-CoA decarbonylase/synthase complex subunit alpha/beta, which produces MVLSVIGEMPLTQPTIQSGPLTAHDLLTTLREERRSCLDSVKHLESGTGISDLVRRVVEVLGPEDLWKADLGIGMDILGRDLAKAAGVEPVALRERRAWEQVGLLAPLDGVPAGEAYDLLLCLREALAIFMLTYCRYAVDGRRDEVEGLEALRQDLREGVCRGLMMEDRGSASRLVDIEGVRTLIEGDLPVTLAAFNQARRELSRELGMPATQLPIGLRTENLGLALWQVLMGCPVVLRNVAMEGKVRELLVNVSRDLFGGTLLFNEEELAREIERRRWVCGLPHRYNPPAPAQVSNTQVIAIGFMGAELMTALARVALLSAIERRGDAPVEYPETAYRLPCIFGWDGAEITTLTELLDVVKRHSALPSGRGLGDALEAGKAALVSAEALEVLRYLDGDPHTGTATVGFVPDKVLRELGLAFVDDTIPGAAVLMGMPKDHKQLVTTVRELQARGMLVLAADEVVRVLQENEVQMGLGMMLYPLGNFTQLVHALDFVTRAALSFGGVQKGDAERLSAYLAKRPKAFVLHYGPLDAARASLALAALIHHVPIVTDQFVEGVPDLLFHKEPADMLQGGLESRDIRTAVTVVDIPVPFGPAFEGETVRRPDTYLEAGGGRTPAFELLKSRPEEEVKDGEIRVIGPEVDQLPEGSQSPLAILVDVFGKRMQADFESVMERRIHLYLNFAEGVWHTGQRNMNWVRISKKAYRAGFRLEHLGRILVTKLKEEFGNIVSRVQVTIVTDDKELEQRLPEAMKSYQEREERMAGLTDESVDTFYSCLMCQSFAPDHVCVITPERPGLCGAINWLDAKTGKEIVPSGPNQPIAKREVEDETKGSWKGVNEAVTALTRGKLTRFCAYSMMEDPMTSCGCFEVIVAMSPDMQSVIVVNREFAEMTPVGMKFSTLAGSIGGGKQTPGFIGVGRRYLISRKFISGDGGFLRIAWMPSALKESMREELINRARELGTPGFLDQVADETSVTDAEGLMNWMIKVDHPALRMPPLL; this is translated from the coding sequence ATGGTCCTGTCAGTTATCGGAGAGATGCCTTTGACCCAGCCCACCATCCAGTCCGGACCCTTGACGGCGCATGACCTTCTCACGACCTTGCGAGAGGAGCGGCGGAGCTGCCTGGACTCGGTGAAGCATTTGGAATCCGGAACGGGGATCTCGGACCTGGTGCGCCGAGTGGTTGAGGTCTTGGGCCCGGAGGACCTGTGGAAGGCGGACCTGGGCATCGGAATGGATATCTTGGGACGGGACCTGGCCAAGGCCGCGGGCGTCGAGCCTGTGGCCCTGCGGGAGCGCCGCGCCTGGGAGCAGGTCGGTCTGTTAGCCCCGCTGGACGGGGTCCCGGCCGGGGAGGCCTACGACCTCCTGCTCTGCCTGCGCGAGGCCCTGGCGATCTTCATGCTCACCTATTGCCGATACGCCGTGGACGGCCGGCGGGATGAGGTCGAGGGGCTGGAAGCCCTGCGGCAGGACCTTAGGGAAGGCGTGTGCCGGGGTCTGATGATGGAGGACCGCGGAAGCGCCTCGCGCTTAGTGGATATCGAAGGCGTAAGAACTTTGATCGAGGGGGACCTCCCAGTGACGCTGGCCGCTTTCAACCAGGCCCGCCGGGAGCTATCCAGGGAACTGGGCATGCCGGCGACACAGCTGCCCATAGGACTGAGGACCGAGAACCTGGGGCTGGCGCTATGGCAGGTGCTCATGGGCTGCCCGGTGGTCCTCAGGAACGTGGCGATGGAAGGGAAGGTCAGGGAGCTGTTGGTGAACGTCAGCCGGGACCTGTTCGGCGGAACGCTGTTATTTAACGAGGAGGAGCTGGCCCGGGAGATCGAAAGGAGAAGGTGGGTCTGCGGGCTTCCCCACCGTTACAATCCGCCGGCGCCGGCCCAGGTCAGCAACACCCAGGTCATCGCCATAGGATTCATGGGCGCGGAGCTCATGACCGCTCTGGCCAGGGTGGCCTTGCTCTCTGCGATAGAACGGAGGGGTGACGCCCCGGTGGAATACCCGGAGACCGCGTACCGCCTTCCGTGCATCTTCGGTTGGGACGGGGCGGAGATCACCACCCTGACGGAACTTCTGGATGTGGTCAAGAGGCATTCCGCGTTGCCCTCGGGCCGAGGATTGGGGGACGCCTTGGAGGCGGGAAAGGCGGCGCTGGTGAGCGCCGAGGCCTTGGAAGTCTTGCGTTACCTTGACGGCGATCCGCACACCGGGACGGCCACCGTAGGCTTTGTCCCGGACAAGGTGCTGCGCGAGCTCGGTCTAGCCTTCGTGGACGACACCATCCCCGGGGCGGCGGTTCTGATGGGCATGCCTAAGGACCACAAGCAGCTGGTGACCACCGTGCGCGAGCTGCAGGCCCGGGGCATGCTGGTCCTGGCGGCGGACGAGGTGGTCCGGGTGCTGCAGGAGAACGAGGTGCAGATGGGGCTGGGCATGATGCTGTACCCCTTGGGCAACTTCACCCAGCTGGTGCACGCCCTGGACTTCGTGACCAGAGCGGCGCTGTCCTTCGGCGGGGTGCAGAAGGGGGACGCGGAGCGCTTGTCCGCCTACCTGGCCAAGCGGCCCAAGGCCTTCGTGCTGCACTACGGACCGCTGGACGCCGCCCGGGCTTCCTTGGCCTTGGCCGCCCTGATACATCATGTCCCCATTGTCACGGACCAGTTCGTTGAAGGCGTACCGGACCTCCTGTTCCACAAGGAGCCGGCGGACATGCTCCAGGGAGGCCTGGAATCGCGGGACATCCGCACCGCCGTTACCGTCGTGGACATCCCGGTGCCTTTTGGCCCGGCCTTCGAGGGCGAGACCGTGCGCCGCCCGGACACTTATCTGGAGGCGGGAGGGGGGCGCACCCCGGCCTTCGAGCTGCTGAAGAGCCGGCCGGAGGAGGAGGTGAAGGACGGTGAGATCAGGGTCATCGGTCCGGAGGTGGACCAGCTGCCCGAGGGGTCCCAGTCCCCATTGGCCATCCTGGTGGACGTTTTCGGCAAGCGCATGCAGGCGGACTTCGAGTCGGTCATGGAGCGGCGCATCCACCTGTACCTGAACTTCGCTGAGGGCGTGTGGCACACCGGTCAGCGCAACATGAACTGGGTGCGTATCAGTAAGAAGGCCTACCGCGCCGGGTTCCGCCTGGAGCACTTGGGCCGTATCCTGGTCACCAAGCTCAAGGAGGAGTTCGGCAACATCGTCTCGCGGGTCCAGGTGACCATCGTCACCGACGACAAGGAGCTGGAACAGCGGTTACCGGAGGCAATGAAGTCGTACCAGGAGAGGGAGGAGCGTATGGCCGGGCTGACCGACGAGAGCGTGGACACCTTCTATTCGTGCCTCATGTGCCAGTCCTTCGCCCCGGACCACGTGTGCGTGATAACCCCGGAGCGGCCTGGGCTGTGCGGAGCGATAAACTGGCTGGACGCCAAGACCGGCAAGGAGATCGTGCCATCCGGACCGAACCAGCCTATAGCCAAGAGGGAGGTCGAGGACGAAACCAAGGGATCGTGGAAAGGGGTGAACGAGGCGGTGACCGCCCTCACCCGGGGGAAGCTCACCCGCTTCTGCGCCTACAGCATGATGGAGGACCCCATGACCTCCTGCGGCTGCTTCGAGGTCATCGTGGCCATGAGCCCGGACATGCAATCGGTCATCGTCGTCAACCGGGAGTTCGCCGAGATGACCCCCGTGGGCATGAAGTTCTCCACCTTGGCCGGGAGCATCGGCGGGGGCAAGCAGACCCCGGGGTTCATCGGGGTCGGCCGCCGCTACCTGATCTCCAGGAAGTTCATCTCCGGGGACGGCGGGTTCCTGCGCATCGCCTGGATGCCCTCCGCGCTCAAGGAGTCCATGAGGGAAGAGCTTATTAATAGGGCCAGGGAATTGGGAACGCCAGGCTTCCTGGACCAGGTGGCGGACGAGACCAGCGTCACCGACGCCGAGGGCCTGATGAACTGGATGATCAAGGTGGACCATCCCGCGCTGAGGATGCCGCCGTTGCTTTGA
- a CDS encoding PRC-barrel domain-containing protein — translation MSGLEDIVGKEVISADAKIIGKVEGITVDSDTWKVPAIRVIVRKGNEAALNIKKKAIGTQKVHVATPQVSSVTDTVTLAVKMEQVKDVLIEDKKVPLNADKMINKKVVAQDGTQVGYLDNVYFERSKNWEVTKIGIKLDKTAKQTLFIKGGATPSAQITLMTKDVRSVGDMIMLRLDMESIKDYLNKKQVSRK, via the coding sequence ATGTCGGGACTCGAGGACATCGTGGGCAAAGAGGTCATCAGCGCGGATGCCAAAATCATCGGGAAGGTCGAAGGTATCACCGTAGACTCGGACACCTGGAAAGTGCCGGCGATAAGGGTCATCGTGCGCAAGGGCAACGAGGCCGCCCTCAATATCAAGAAGAAGGCCATAGGGACGCAGAAGGTCCACGTGGCCACCCCGCAGGTCTCCTCCGTCACGGACACCGTGACCCTGGCGGTCAAGATGGAGCAGGTCAAGGATGTGCTCATAGAGGACAAGAAGGTGCCCCTGAACGCCGACAAGATGATCAACAAGAAGGTCGTGGCCCAGGACGGCACGCAGGTCGGTTACCTGGACAACGTCTATTTCGAAAGAAGCAAGAACTGGGAGGTCACCAAGATAGGCATCAAGCTGGACAAGACCGCCAAGCAGACCTTGTTCATCAAAGGCGGGGCCACACCCTCGGCCCAGATAACCCTCATGACCAAGGACGTCAGGAGCGTGGGTGACATGATCATGCTGCGACTGGACATGGAAAGTATCAAGGACTATCTGAACAAGAAACAGGTGTCCAGGAAGTAG
- a CDS encoding pitrilysin family protein yields MKSKGNGGRGVEQKIDTGTTPGGIKVIVESMPQVHTVALSVTATVGSRDEKRSESGVSHFLEHMLFRGTKTRDFREINEKIEASGGYLNAYTTHEFTCFFTFTIDESLKVGEELLSDVFLNPRMDPSLVELERSIVKQEIGMHMNDPTSHLHTRMAEAMYKGNPLSRPILGMAESLDTFTSDFLLEYHHAHYHPPHVVVCAVGRVDLQRVMDWASRFDDVAGQAARKRRIAPKQNVGTHFFVKGDDRAYIGVGTPALPAPDEMAMAQTMLTTVLCGGTSSRLNHRIREMEGLVYSIGMYPYAYQDCGSIVTYCSTSMEHVPRLFDSFGQELSRFKREGLERDELDKAKNILKGSLLRNACRPDQNMSTYLHHYLDTGKVQGIEEQLSEINAVTEEQVMKVAQDVLLRKKVCTAICAGEDMRAEMTEAADSLDF; encoded by the coding sequence GTGAAGAGCAAAGGGAATGGCGGACGCGGCGTGGAGCAGAAGATCGACACAGGCACCACGCCTGGCGGAATCAAGGTTATAGTGGAGAGCATGCCCCAGGTGCATACCGTGGCCCTCTCGGTCACCGCCACGGTCGGCTCCCGGGACGAAAAGCGCAGCGAGTCTGGCGTGTCCCATTTCTTAGAGCACATGCTCTTCCGGGGGACCAAGACCAGGGACTTCCGCGAGATCAACGAGAAGATCGAAGCGTCCGGCGGCTACCTGAACGCCTACACCACCCATGAGTTCACCTGCTTCTTCACCTTCACCATCGACGAGTCGCTTAAGGTCGGCGAGGAACTGCTTTCCGACGTATTCCTGAACCCGCGCATGGACCCTTCGCTGGTGGAGCTGGAGCGCAGCATCGTCAAACAGGAGATCGGTATGCACATGAACGATCCCACTTCGCATCTGCACACCAGGATGGCCGAGGCCATGTACAAGGGCAACCCCTTGTCGCGCCCAATTCTGGGGATGGCGGAGAGCCTAGATACCTTCACCTCGGACTTTTTGCTGGAGTATCATCACGCCCATTACCATCCCCCGCACGTGGTGGTCTGCGCGGTCGGCCGGGTCGACCTGCAGAGAGTAATGGATTGGGCCAGCCGGTTCGACGACGTCGCTGGCCAGGCGGCCAGGAAAAGGCGCATCGCTCCTAAGCAGAACGTGGGCACGCACTTCTTCGTCAAGGGCGACGATCGTGCCTACATCGGGGTCGGCACGCCGGCGCTCCCGGCGCCGGACGAGATGGCCATGGCCCAAACGATGCTGACCACGGTGCTTTGCGGTGGGACCTCCTCTCGCCTCAACCACCGCATAAGGGAGATGGAGGGGCTGGTCTATTCCATCGGCATGTACCCGTACGCCTACCAGGACTGCGGCTCCATAGTCACCTATTGCTCCACATCCATGGAGCATGTCCCGCGGCTGTTCGATTCCTTCGGCCAGGAGCTCTCCCGTTTCAAGCGCGAAGGGCTGGAAAGGGATGAGCTAGACAAGGCCAAGAACATCCTGAAGGGCTCATTGTTGCGCAACGCCTGCCGCCCGGACCAGAACATGAGCACCTACCTGCACCACTACCTCGACACCGGCAAGGTGCAAGGCATCGAGGAGCAACTGAGCGAGATCAACGCGGTGACCGAAGAACAGGTCATGAAGGTGGCGCAGGACGTACTGCTCCGCAAGAAAGTGTGCACCGCCATCTGCGCCGGCGAGGACATGCGGGCGGAGATGACGGAGGCGGCGGACTCCTTAGACTTCTAA
- a CDS encoding pyruvate/oxaloacetate carboxyltransferase — protein sequence MKIKITDTVLRDAHQSLLATRMRTEDMLPIAPQLDEIGYWSVEMWGGATFDTCLRFLREDPWERITKLKKVMPNTPFQMLLRGQNIVGYRHYSDDILEKFVKNACRRGIDVFRIFDALNDYRNMQMAIRCVKKYGGVVEASISYTISPVHSIDGFVKFARKLQEMGADTICIKDMAGLLAPMDAYELVKQLREEIGLPVHVHCHATSGMVTGTYMKAVEAGAEIIDTAISSMSLATSQPPTEAIVAMLRGTEYDTGLDLKKLSEIAEYFKTVREKYHAFESGFSGIDTNVLVYQIPGGMISNLISQLREAKKEDRLTDVYDEVPRVKADLGHVPLVTPTSQIVGTQAVLNVITGERYKMVTNETKNLVRGLYGKTPAEIDPAIRKKIIGDEKPITVRPADLLEPEFEKLCAQVEEYACNEHVSCSEEDVLSYALFPQVALDYFKHRQMMEKGVNYKDLAAVAVLYMRSTEKHAMDKTPTAGTADAWKLAARREALGQGGWPL from the coding sequence ATGAAGATCAAGATCACCGACACGGTACTGCGCGACGCGCACCAATCCCTCCTGGCCACCAGGATGCGCACGGAGGATATGCTGCCAATCGCCCCCCAGCTGGACGAGATCGGCTACTGGTCGGTGGAGATGTGGGGCGGGGCCACGTTCGACACCTGCCTGCGCTTTTTGCGCGAAGATCCGTGGGAACGCATCACCAAACTGAAGAAGGTCATGCCCAACACCCCCTTCCAGATGCTGCTGAGGGGGCAGAACATCGTGGGCTACCGTCATTATTCTGACGACATCTTGGAGAAGTTCGTCAAGAACGCCTGCCGCCGGGGCATCGACGTCTTCCGCATCTTCGACGCGCTCAACGACTACCGCAACATGCAGATGGCCATACGCTGCGTGAAGAAGTACGGCGGGGTCGTAGAGGCCAGCATATCCTACACCATATCCCCGGTGCACTCCATAGACGGTTTCGTCAAGTTCGCCCGCAAGCTGCAGGAGATGGGGGCGGACACCATCTGCATAAAGGACATGGCCGGGCTGCTGGCGCCGATGGACGCCTACGAGCTGGTCAAGCAGTTGCGCGAGGAGATCGGGCTGCCGGTGCACGTGCACTGCCACGCCACCTCCGGCATGGTCACGGGCACGTACATGAAGGCGGTGGAGGCTGGAGCGGAGATCATTGACACCGCCATCTCCAGCATGTCCCTGGCCACCTCCCAGCCGCCGACAGAGGCGATCGTGGCCATGCTGCGCGGCACGGAGTACGACACCGGCCTGGACCTCAAGAAGCTGTCCGAGATAGCCGAGTACTTCAAGACGGTGCGGGAGAAGTATCACGCCTTCGAGAGTGGGTTCTCCGGCATAGACACCAACGTCCTGGTCTATCAGATACCGGGGGGCATGATCTCCAACCTCATCTCCCAGCTGAGGGAGGCCAAGAAGGAGGACCGCTTGACCGACGTGTACGACGAGGTGCCCCGGGTGAAGGCCGACCTGGGGCATGTTCCGCTGGTCACGCCGACCTCGCAGATCGTGGGCACGCAGGCGGTCCTTAACGTCATCACCGGTGAGCGCTACAAGATGGTGACCAACGAGACCAAGAACCTGGTCCGCGGCCTTTACGGCAAAACGCCCGCGGAGATCGATCCGGCCATCCGTAAGAAGATCATCGGGGACGAGAAGCCCATCACCGTACGCCCGGCCGACCTGCTGGAGCCGGAGTTCGAGAAGCTGTGCGCCCAGGTAGAGGAGTACGCCTGCAATGAGCACGTGTCCTGCTCCGAGGAGGACGTGCTGTCGTACGCCCTGTTCCCCCAGGTCGCTCTGGACTATTTCAAGCACCGCCAGATGATGGAGAAGGGCGTGAACTACAAGGACCTGGCCGCGGTGGCCGTGCTCTACATGCGCTCCACGGAGAAGCACGCCATGGACAAGACGCCCACCGCTGGCACCGCCGACGCCTGGAAGTTGGCCGCCCGTCGGGAGGCCTTGGGCCAAGGGGGGTGGCCGCTGTGA